The following are from one region of the Lytechinus pictus isolate F3 Inbred chromosome 4, Lp3.0, whole genome shotgun sequence genome:
- the LOC129258476 gene encoding uncharacterized protein LOC129258476, with product MAIFLSVLHPLCIQKVWTLAIGDFGVNLEYLDEASYQIKGYNIDVVEAVCRLANKTCVLMKDVNQRCWDSEPGQQARGGEGLLSGWYDACTGWVKTYPRSLTFDFTRAFVKRKDVALYAPRSSTINFRNLTGLNVGFIDGWASDEHCLARYEAENILVITL from the exons ATGGCAATATTCTTgtccgttttacatcctctctgcatcc AGAAGGTGTGGACCCTAGCAATCGGAGATTTTGGTGTCAACCTTGAGTATCT GGACGAGGCGTCTTATCAGATCAAAGGATACAACATTGATGTGGTCGAAGCAG tCTGTCGGCTCGCTAATAAGACTTGCGTTCTAATGAAGGACGTCAACCAACGGTGTTGGGATTCGGAACCAGGCCAGCAGGCACGGGGAGGAGAGGGATTGCTGTCCGGTTGGTACGATGCGTGCACAG GTTGGGTTAAAACCTACCCGAGAAGTTTAACTTTTGACTTCACCCGAGCCTTTGTGAAAAGAAAGGACGTAGCCCTCTACGCTCCGAGATCATCGACCATCAACTTTCGTAATCTAACTGGACTCAACGTCGGCTTCATCGACGGATGGGCCTCGGATGAACATTGCTTAGCTAGATATGAGGCTGAAAACATTTTGGTAATTACACTTTAA